One genomic window of Sulfurovum lithotrophicum includes the following:
- a CDS encoding metal-sulfur cluster assembly factor, with the protein MCSITKEAVFDAISTVIDPEVGFNLVEMGLIYDAIIDENCNVHVVMTLSTQGCPLHQMITTWVKEAVERIEDVGEVEVEVVWEPAWNISMADDNVKQALGGM; encoded by the coding sequence ATGTGCAGTATTACAAAAGAAGCGGTCTTCGATGCCATCTCTACGGTTATTGATCCGGAAGTAGGGTTCAACCTGGTTGAAATGGGTCTGATCTACGATGCGATCATCGATGAGAATTGCAATGTTCATGTCGTCATGACACTCTCTACACAGGGATGCCCTTTGCATCAGATGATCACCACCTGGGTCAAAGAGGCGGTAGAACGCATCGAAGATGTGGGTGAAGTAGAAGTGGAAGTTGTTTGGGAGCCGGCATGGAATATCTCTATGGCAGACGATAATGTCAAACAGGCATTGGGTGGTATGTAG
- a CDS encoding precorrin-2 dehydrogenase/sirohydrochlorin ferrochelatase family protein, protein MSYFPMFMDMQNLKVLVVGGGAIATEKLEKLVDFTKEITVIASEVSVEADSLIKNHCLTLYQRAYRKGDIQGFDIVIVATDTVDLHKAIHEESRGSRILVNSVDNTDYCDFIFPSYVKKDDLTIAFSTGGASPAFAKHIRRHFEKIIPNSVGDFLKKMKALRSTMPKGKERMKYFDELVEEYFRKNFK, encoded by the coding sequence ATGTCGTATTTCCCCATGTTCATGGATATGCAGAACCTCAAAGTGCTGGTGGTCGGCGGTGGTGCCATTGCTACTGAAAAACTTGAAAAACTGGTGGATTTCACCAAAGAGATCACAGTGATCGCCTCCGAGGTCAGTGTAGAGGCGGACAGCCTGATCAAAAACCACTGTCTGACACTTTATCAGCGGGCATACAGAAAGGGGGATATTCAGGGTTTCGACATTGTCATTGTGGCAACCGATACAGTGGATCTGCATAAAGCGATCCATGAAGAGTCAAGGGGCAGCAGGATACTGGTGAATTCCGTGGACAATACGGACTATTGTGATTTCATCTTTCCCTCCTATGTCAAAAAGGATGATCTGACCATCGCTTTTTCGACAGGAGGAGCTTCTCCGGCTTTCGCCAAACATATCCGCCGCCATTTCGAGAAGATCATTCCCAACTCGGTTGGGGATTTTCTTAAAAAAATGAAAGCCTTGCGCTCGACAATGCCCAAGGGCAAAGAACGAATGAAATATTTTGACGAACTGGTGGAAGAATATTTCAGGAAGAATTTCAAATGA
- a CDS encoding OmpA family protein, which translates to MYIKKFKTVTLVSVVAAMLGGCASTGTSNTTDGLIGGAALGALAGQAIGHDTKSTMIGAAIGTAAGGLIGYSLDQQANDIARSLGTGVNNDPLAYLDPNQDLIVSNNGRYVKIMFRDRMMFPTGSSRLTSSASYKVGKVGRILREYPQTIVQVAGFTDDRGGYDYNYRLSRSRAKTVSDRLYREGINNPSYVTGCSYNKPLVPNNSERNMALNRRVEIYLYPNNNVRVDPCR; encoded by the coding sequence ATGTACATCAAAAAATTCAAAACAGTCACATTGGTATCGGTAGTTGCAGCTATGCTTGGAGGGTGCGCTTCCACAGGAACGAGCAATACCACAGACGGACTGATAGGCGGAGCAGCACTTGGTGCGCTGGCAGGACAGGCGATAGGTCACGATACAAAATCTACCATGATCGGTGCGGCAATTGGTACCGCAGCCGGTGGATTGATCGGTTACAGCCTCGATCAGCAGGCCAATGACATTGCAAGGTCACTCGGTACAGGGGTCAATAATGATCCGCTCGCCTATCTTGACCCCAATCAGGACCTTATTGTTTCCAATAACGGCAGATATGTGAAAATCATGTTCCGTGACCGTATGATGTTCCCCACAGGGTCATCGAGGCTGACCTCAAGTGCATCCTATAAAGTAGGGAAGGTGGGCAGGATTCTTCGTGAGTACCCACAGACGATCGTACAGGTGGCAGGTTTTACGGATGACAGGGGAGGATACGACTACAACTACAGACTTTCCCGAAGCAGAGCCAAGACTGTGTCGGACAGACTCTATCGAGAGGGGATCAATAATCCAAGTTATGTGACAGGATGTTCTTACAATAAGCCGCTGGTACCGAACAATTCGGAACGCAATATGGCACTCAACAGAAGGGTTGAGATCTATCTCTATCCAAACAACAATGTGCGGGTAGATCCTTGTCGTTAA
- a CDS encoding Lrp/AsnC family transcriptional regulator, whose protein sequence is MQDELLYQMQNAFPMTQRPFKEIADALSTTEEEVLSTVQKLKDEKIIRQTSAIFDTKRLGYKSSLVAFKVTEDNIDEAAQTINAHPGVSHNYLRNHDYNIWFTMAVAPDSKLGLEKTIEILKEQTGADDAIILPTLKMFKISVKMDTTGKRAKKEKVKKAAHKEIELTPQHIAVIKELQKDITVTSEPYKEATEKLGMDYDAFFTIANELKESGVMRRFATILNHRKAGFGANAMSVWSVPEEKGEEIGRQMAEFSAVSHCYLRPSYPNWPYNLFAMVHAKTQEECDTLIEEMAKESGLSEYGKLYSTVEFKKQRLVYFDDAFKEWEESV, encoded by the coding sequence ATGCAAGACGAACTATTATACCAGATGCAAAACGCTTTTCCCATGACACAGCGGCCTTTCAAAGAGATCGCAGATGCTTTGAGTACGACCGAAGAGGAAGTACTCTCTACGGTACAGAAACTTAAAGATGAGAAGATCATCCGACAGACTTCCGCCATTTTCGATACCAAACGTCTGGGCTACAAGTCATCACTGGTCGCTTTCAAGGTAACTGAAGACAACATAGACGAAGCCGCACAGACCATCAATGCCCATCCGGGTGTCAGCCACAATTACCTCAGAAACCATGACTACAACATCTGGTTCACAATGGCTGTTGCACCCGACAGTAAACTGGGGCTTGAGAAGACCATCGAGATACTCAAAGAACAGACAGGCGCAGACGATGCCATCATTCTGCCGACACTGAAGATGTTCAAGATCTCTGTCAAAATGGACACCACAGGAAAACGCGCCAAGAAAGAGAAGGTCAAAAAAGCAGCCCATAAAGAGATAGAACTGACACCTCAGCACATCGCCGTCATCAAAGAGCTGCAAAAAGACATTACTGTTACATCGGAACCCTATAAAGAAGCGACTGAAAAACTTGGTATGGATTATGATGCATTCTTTACGATCGCCAATGAACTTAAAGAGAGCGGTGTCATGCGCCGTTTCGCCACTATCCTCAACCACAGAAAAGCCGGTTTCGGTGCCAATGCTATGTCCGTGTGGTCCGTACCGGAAGAAAAAGGCGAAGAGATAGGACGACAGATGGCAGAATTCTCAGCCGTCAGCCACTGTTACCTGCGCCCCTCCTACCCCAACTGGCCCTACAACCTCTTTGCCATGGTCCACGCCAAAACCCAGGAAGAATGCGACACGCTTATAGAAGAGATGGCCAAAGAAAGCGGTTTATCTGAATACGGAAAACTCTACTCAACCGTAGAGTTCAAAAAACAGCGTCTGGTCTATTTTGATGATGCCTTCAAAGAATGGGAGGAAAGCGTTTAG
- a CDS encoding Crp/Fnr family transcriptional regulator has translation MYKLEEIPMFSALTGTYLKELYDQTHIKQYAKDSIVFYEGDESKYLHILLDGNIKLYKTTPKGTQIQINRLAAPAMIGEYACFENQPFPATCEFLTDGVMGLLPFDFVYKHLDNPGFSLEIIKSLTGKVALLSALVHKETVLSSEAKVADLMTQKLPLFQRLKNNEIASMLNLTPETFSRILTKFKKEGIITVKNQKITILNEEALYNIVETNTIKDCTNCIAHFKEQIGYKD, from the coding sequence ATGTATAAACTTGAAGAGATTCCTATGTTTTCGGCTCTGACAGGGACATATCTCAAAGAGCTTTACGATCAGACCCATATCAAACAGTATGCCAAAGACAGTATTGTTTTTTATGAGGGAGATGAAAGTAAATACCTGCATATTCTGCTTGATGGCAACATAAAACTCTACAAAACCACTCCCAAAGGTACGCAGATTCAGATCAATCGTCTTGCTGCACCGGCAATGATAGGCGAGTATGCCTGTTTTGAGAATCAGCCTTTCCCTGCTACATGCGAATTCCTTACAGATGGTGTGATGGGACTTCTGCCTTTTGATTTCGTCTACAAACATCTTGACAATCCAGGTTTTTCTCTGGAGATCATCAAGTCTCTTACCGGAAAAGTCGCGTTGCTTTCCGCTCTGGTACACAAAGAGACCGTCCTCTCTTCCGAAGCGAAAGTAGCTGACCTTATGACACAGAAACTTCCTCTTTTTCAGCGTCTCAAGAACAACGAGATCGCCTCGATGCTCAATCTGACGCCGGAGACATTTTCGCGTATTCTGACCAAGTTCAAGAAGGAGGGGATCATCACGGTGAAGAACCAGAAGATCACCATTTTGAATGAAGAGGCGCTCTACAACATCGTCGAGACCAATACGATCAAGGACTGTACAAATTGTATCGCGCATTTTAAAGAGCAGATAGGGTATAAGGATTAA
- the cobA gene encoding uroporphyrinogen-III C-methyltransferase, whose product MGKVYLTGAGPGDIDLLTVKALRAVEQADVIIYDRLANPDILLQTKEGCEFIYVGKEDSHHTLPQEEINEVIYQSALKYKKVVRLKGGDPLVFGRGGEEAIYLRERGIEFEFIPGITSAIAVPEYAGIPVTHRGITVSFRVVTGHESKNKDQSQIPWENYKSDDTIIFLMGLHRLKYICKKLIEIGKPEDYPVAVISKGTTPDEKTVVGTLETIYAKAKDLPTPGLIVVGEVVKLREQLSWFEQE is encoded by the coding sequence ATGGGTAAAGTTTATTTGACAGGGGCAGGGCCGGGAGATATCGATCTTTTGACGGTCAAAGCACTGCGTGCGGTAGAACAGGCTGATGTAATTATCTATGACAGACTGGCCAATCCCGATATTCTCTTGCAGACAAAAGAGGGGTGTGAGTTCATTTATGTAGGAAAAGAGGATTCGCATCATACGCTGCCGCAGGAAGAGATCAATGAAGTGATCTACCAGTCTGCACTGAAATACAAGAAGGTGGTCCGTCTCAAAGGGGGTGACCCCCTGGTCTTCGGACGCGGTGGTGAAGAGGCGATCTACCTGAGAGAACGCGGTATAGAGTTCGAGTTCATCCCCGGGATCACCTCGGCGATCGCGGTACCGGAATATGCCGGCATCCCTGTGACACATCGCGGTATCACGGTCTCTTTCAGGGTAGTAACAGGCCATGAGTCGAAGAACAAAGACCAGTCTCAGATCCCCTGGGAGAATTACAAGAGTGATGATACGATCATTTTTCTAATGGGGCTGCACCGTCTCAAATATATTTGCAAAAAACTCATTGAGATCGGAAAACCAGAAGACTATCCTGTAGCGGTCATCAGTAAGGGGACCACACCTGATGAGAAGACGGTGGTAGGAACCCTGGAAACGATCTATGCTAAAGCGAAGGATCTGCCGACGCCTGGTTTGATCGTCGTCGGTGAAGTGGTGAAGCTTAGAGAGCAGCTTTCCTGGTTCGAACAGGAGTAA
- a CDS encoding radical SAM/SPASM domain-containing protein, which produces MFRLSNLLKSVTAGKPARVLDGSIAIWNFTNRCNLSCLHCYSKADLDAVDTLTTENIMETLPKLKANGVKFLIFSGGEPLTRKDLFDIAARCKELGIVTYLSTNGLYVKQSNAEKILDTFDYIGISIDGSPEVHDAFRGLKGSFVESMKAVDLLNSFGNTKVGIRFTITKDTYDDLQFIFELAEEHNIPKVYISHLVYSGRGLENLEMDLSKEQRITAVNYILDKAFEYYESGRDIEIVTGNMEMDAILFYDRFEKKYPEYAEEMKRRLIEWGGNSAGRKLLNIDSEGFVKPDPFFPVKIGNILTQDFSDIWTNEPTELLQKLRVHPRELGGKCVECQYLNICNGGSRSRAYAIYGDMWAEDPSCYLTEEQIKGNN; this is translated from the coding sequence ATGTTTAGACTATCGAACCTGCTAAAATCAGTTACGGCAGGCAAACCTGCAAGGGTACTGGACGGAAGCATTGCCATCTGGAACTTTACCAACCGATGCAACCTTTCCTGTTTGCACTGTTACTCCAAAGCGGACCTCGATGCCGTAGATACACTTACGACCGAGAACATTATGGAAACACTGCCCAAACTCAAAGCCAACGGGGTGAAGTTCCTCATTTTTTCGGGGGGTGAACCTCTGACGAGGAAAGACCTCTTCGACATTGCGGCGCGCTGCAAGGAACTCGGTATCGTGACCTACCTCTCTACGAACGGTCTGTATGTCAAACAGAGCAATGCCGAGAAGATCCTTGATACCTTTGACTATATCGGTATCAGCATTGACGGCAGTCCCGAAGTGCATGATGCTTTCAGGGGGCTCAAGGGCTCCTTCGTCGAGTCGATGAAAGCGGTCGACCTGCTCAACTCTTTCGGAAATACCAAAGTGGGTATCCGTTTTACGATCACCAAAGATACCTATGATGACCTGCAGTTCATTTTCGAACTGGCTGAAGAGCATAATATCCCCAAAGTCTACATCTCGCACCTGGTCTACAGCGGACGCGGGCTGGAGAACCTGGAGATGGACCTGAGCAAAGAGCAGCGTATCACAGCGGTCAACTACATTCTGGACAAAGCGTTCGAATATTATGAGAGCGGCAGAGATATAGAGATCGTTACGGGTAACATGGAAATGGATGCGATCCTCTTCTATGACAGATTTGAAAAAAAGTATCCTGAATATGCCGAAGAGATGAAGAGAAGGCTCATTGAATGGGGTGGAAACTCTGCGGGAAGAAAACTGCTTAACATTGATTCCGAAGGTTTTGTAAAGCCTGACCCATTCTTCCCTGTGAAGATAGGCAATATCCTGACACAGGATTTTTCGGATATCTGGACGAACGAGCCGACCGAACTGCTGCAGAAGTTGCGTGTGCACCCGAGAGAGCTTGGCGGAAAATGTGTAGAATGTCAATACCTGAATATCTGTAACGGCGGTTCAAGAAGCCGTGCCTATGCGATCTACGGTGATATGTGGGCGGAAGATCCATCATGCTATTTAACGGAAGAACAAATTAAAGGAAATAATTAA
- a CDS encoding c-type cytochrome, whose translation MKKIVVAFFIILTCWIPLSAESGKKVFETYCWGCHHQTAVAFGPPFAEIASKRTAEEIQGMIADPASVSKLFGYKRNAMPAFTLKPEELKAITSYILSFKPKSKESK comes from the coding sequence ATGAAGAAGATTGTAGTAGCTTTTTTTATTATCTTGACATGTTGGATACCGTTATCGGCAGAGAGCGGGAAAAAGGTATTTGAAACCTATTGTTGGGGATGTCATCATCAGACAGCCGTAGCATTCGGACCGCCTTTTGCCGAGATCGCATCCAAAAGAACGGCAGAAGAGATACAGGGGATGATTGCCGATCCTGCTTCTGTTTCAAAACTTTTTGGTTATAAAAGAAATGCTATGCCTGCATTTACTCTGAAACCGGAAGAACTCAAAGCGATCACTTCGTATATATTGTCATTCAAACCCAAAAGCAAAGAGAGCAAATAA
- a CDS encoding multiheme c-type cytochrome, whose amino-acid sequence MKTKEILFLMLFLTLFSQASLENTTCKKCHPIITEEYQSSMHSRASIFKDPVHKAVWDKHPDKAKGHYKCAKCHTPSDHALMAGKTKLTDNAVQENEPISCQQCHRIQSIEKHAKANKNVMSKKEKYFFSADPKRKGKEIEFKEESSLFGLMTKTVGSPYHKIDYGNENFYNGNVCMGCHSHKQNGKGFTVCDLEVKQNDSKETCITCHMPKVKGTFVNLKDSKTHAFHGVNIHKITPELLSKYIKLSLNKEANGFSVTVKNEATHTLFPQPLRLNQLRINIERDGKTIELKPVNFMRVIGTNGKPSMPWLATEVLKDTTIKAHETRKVTFDTALQKGDSVVVKFGYYIANPKAAKKLGIQDPYATEFIILTKKRFEIE is encoded by the coding sequence ATGAAAACGAAAGAAATACTTTTTTTAATGCTCTTTTTGACACTCTTCTCCCAGGCTTCACTTGAGAACACCACCTGCAAAAAATGCCATCCCATCATTACCGAGGAGTACCAAAGCTCCATGCACAGCAGGGCATCCATCTTCAAGGACCCTGTACACAAGGCTGTATGGGACAAACATCCGGATAAAGCAAAAGGGCATTATAAATGTGCCAAGTGCCATACTCCTTCCGATCATGCACTGATGGCAGGCAAAACCAAACTGACCGACAATGCCGTACAGGAGAACGAACCGATCTCCTGTCAACAGTGCCACAGGATACAAAGCATAGAAAAACATGCCAAAGCGAACAAAAATGTCATGAGCAAAAAAGAAAAATACTTCTTCTCAGCCGATCCAAAAAGAAAAGGCAAAGAGATAGAATTCAAAGAGGAAAGCTCTCTCTTCGGCCTGATGACAAAAACTGTCGGTTCCCCTTACCACAAAATAGACTACGGCAATGAGAATTTCTATAACGGCAATGTCTGCATGGGGTGTCACTCGCACAAACAGAACGGCAAAGGCTTTACTGTCTGTGACCTTGAAGTGAAACAGAACGATTCCAAAGAGACCTGCATCACCTGCCATATGCCCAAGGTCAAAGGGACCTTTGTCAATCTGAAAGACAGTAAGACCCATGCATTCCATGGCGTGAACATCCACAAAATTACACCGGAACTGCTTTCAAAATACATAAAACTTTCTCTGAACAAAGAAGCAAATGGATTCAGTGTCACTGTAAAGAATGAAGCTACACATACCCTCTTCCCTCAGCCGCTCAGGCTGAATCAGTTGAGAATCAACATAGAAAGGGACGGAAAGACCATCGAGCTCAAACCGGTAAACTTTATGAGGGTCATAGGCACAAACGGTAAACCTTCCATGCCGTGGCTTGCGACGGAAGTGCTGAAAGACACGACCATCAAGGCGCATGAAACACGCAAGGTGACATTTGATACTGCCTTGCAAAAAGGTGACAGTGTCGTTGTGAAGTTCGGATACTACATTGCCAATCCAAAAGCGGCCAAAAAGCTGGGTATTCAAGACCCATATGCCACAGAATTCATCATCCTGACCAAGAAAAGATTTGAAATAGAATAG
- a CDS encoding patatin-like phospholipase family protein, protein MADKKTISLVLGSGGARGYAHIGVIEELLKHGYDIRSVSGSSMGALIGGLYACGKLDAYKEWVLGLDLIDVAKLVDFSFTGTGIIQGEKVFDVIEEMVGGVHIEELPIAFTAVATDLIRQKEVWLQKGRLIDAIRASIAIPSIFTPKQLGERHLVDGGVLNPLPIAPTIADDTQLTIAVNLSANISKKYQIDVPRKEQEKASGMQEVFLQMAKKTEELFAREKTDRFDEMDMFDIMGRTIDIMQNAIMESKMAGYAPDMIIGVPNNACGFYEFNKAYELIELGRLIAREHLEENRDETV, encoded by the coding sequence ATGGCTGATAAGAAAACGATCTCGCTGGTACTCGGAAGCGGTGGGGCAAGAGGGTATGCGCATATCGGTGTCATAGAAGAACTATTGAAACATGGCTATGATATCAGGTCGGTCTCGGGTTCCTCCATGGGAGCGCTCATCGGCGGCCTGTATGCCTGTGGCAAACTGGATGCCTATAAAGAGTGGGTACTGGGACTGGACCTGATAGATGTGGCAAAGCTGGTCGATTTCTCTTTTACCGGGACAGGCATCATTCAGGGAGAGAAAGTATTTGACGTGATCGAAGAGATGGTAGGAGGTGTGCATATTGAAGAGCTTCCCATAGCATTTACCGCTGTGGCAACGGACCTGATCAGACAAAAAGAGGTCTGGCTGCAGAAAGGCAGGCTCATAGATGCCATCAGAGCTTCCATTGCTATACCGTCTATTTTTACCCCAAAACAGCTTGGGGAGCGTCATCTGGTAGATGGCGGGGTGCTTAATCCTTTGCCTATCGCTCCTACGATCGCGGATGATACACAGCTGACGATCGCTGTGAACCTCTCCGCAAATATCTCCAAAAAATACCAGATAGATGTTCCCAGGAAAGAGCAGGAGAAAGCAAGCGGTATGCAGGAGGTCTTTTTGCAAATGGCAAAAAAGACAGAAGAGCTATTTGCAAGAGAGAAAACCGACAGGTTTGATGAGATGGATATGTTCGACATAATGGGACGTACGATCGACATTATGCAAAATGCCATTATGGAGAGCAAAATGGCAGGGTATGCTCCCGATATGATCATCGGTGTGCCGAACAATGCCTGCGGTTTTTACGAATTCAACAAAGCATACGAGCTGATAGAGCTTGGCAGGCTGATCGCACGGGAACACCTGGAAGAGAATCGGGATGAAACAGTATAG
- a CDS encoding ABC transporter permease, producing MSRVFWVVFGKEILSFLRSIGLVAAVLYSFTADIYIAGEGIQITPRNVKIGYVDDTGRGISQKILSRLHRPEFLPPRRFKSQEALSRAIFDKEILVGILFDQDFEKDFRQGKKAQLNLLLDATAASQSFTTLGYLQNIVMDFSKPNFPVVIKSHKLFNQNADNHSFMALTEMLSVITLLIVILTAVVFVREKEEGTWDIMLLMPVDPKLIILAKSLSQVMIVMVGVLLALGFVIFGAFDTPMNGSFWTFMLLTFFYSFSSAGIGLFVAAVSKSTMQVAQLSIIIMMPLIFLSGAWTPIYAMHPALQFLSLFSPLRYYIEGSESIFFRGTEFIDLLPYFGGVLLLGVLLYWYGFRKIGKLF from the coding sequence ATGAGCCGTGTATTCTGGGTGGTGTTCGGTAAAGAGATTCTGAGTTTCCTGCGCTCCATTGGGCTGGTTGCGGCGGTGCTCTATTCGTTTACGGCAGACATCTACATTGCCGGCGAGGGGATACAGATCACCCCGCGGAACGTAAAGATTGGGTATGTGGATGATACCGGAAGAGGTATCAGCCAGAAGATCCTCTCCCGCCTGCACAGACCGGAGTTCCTCCCCCCGCGACGCTTCAAATCACAGGAGGCGCTCAGCCGTGCCATTTTTGATAAGGAAATACTGGTAGGCATTCTCTTTGACCAGGATTTCGAAAAGGATTTCCGCCAGGGCAAAAAGGCACAGCTCAATCTTCTTCTTGATGCGACTGCTGCAAGCCAGAGTTTTACGACACTGGGTTATCTTCAGAATATCGTGATGGATTTTTCAAAGCCCAATTTCCCCGTCGTCATCAAGTCGCATAAACTCTTCAACCAGAATGCGGACAACCATTCCTTTATGGCATTGACAGAGATGCTTTCCGTCATCACCTTGCTGATAGTCATCCTCACAGCGGTGGTCTTCGTACGTGAAAAAGAGGAGGGGACCTGGGATATTATGCTGCTGATGCCGGTCGACCCCAAACTGATCATCCTGGCCAAATCACTTTCCCAGGTAATGATCGTGATGGTCGGTGTGCTTCTGGCCCTGGGCTTTGTCATCTTCGGTGCATTCGATACCCCGATGAACGGCTCGTTCTGGACGTTTATGCTGCTGACATTCTTCTACTCTTTTTCCAGCGCGGGTATCGGCCTTTTCGTTGCCGCCGTTTCCAAAAGTACGATGCAGGTAGCACAGCTATCCATCATCATTATGATGCCGCTGATCTTTCTCAGCGGTGCCTGGACCCCGATCTACGCCATGCATCCGGCACTCCAGTTTCTTTCACTTTTTTCGCCGCTGCGTTATTATATCGAGGGGAGTGAGAGCATCTTCTTCCGTGGCACGGAGTTTATCGATCTTTTACCCTATTTTGGAGGTGTTCTGCTTCTGGGAGTGCTGCTATACTGGTACGGGTTCAGGAAGATAGGAAAACTGTTCTGA